A genome region from Fodinibius salicampi includes the following:
- a CDS encoding NAD(P)/FAD-dependent oxidoreductase codes for MAVHPHILVLGCNFAGLTTARYIREFAGEQVKITCIDRKPYLSFIPNIPIEVWNNNNPATELHLPFIKFLDRDKIRFIQGDIRNIDVEQKEIGYIPAERPGSASENISYDYLVIALGNHLAFDKIEGFAEHGHTFTDTFYGDEIRRYLHEGGYKGGPIAIGSDRFIQGKSDKLPEGLPVAEAACEGPPVEVAFSLADWLQKRGQGGAENITLFTPAEVIAEDAGEQILDQLLPMMQEMGYGYKADTKGISKVHKDGIEFKDGSSVEAELKIIFPNWEGHSFLKNLPISDDQGFIITDMYMRNPDYPEVFAVGDAASITVPKLGSLGHMEAEVLARVIGQEVGNYNPEGEIDPMEFMLICMGDMGSHKGFYMHTDEWWGGDTSILKMGYTPHMLKMGFKSMYYTTGGKIPSWGLPLSEFIADRTVI; via the coding sequence ATGGCTGTGCACCCCCATATTCTTGTGTTAGGATGTAACTTCGCCGGGCTAACGACCGCTCGCTATATACGTGAGTTTGCGGGCGAACAGGTAAAGATTACCTGCATCGATCGGAAGCCGTATCTATCGTTTATCCCGAATATTCCTATCGAGGTGTGGAATAATAATAATCCCGCTACGGAACTCCATCTACCTTTTATAAAGTTCCTTGACCGGGACAAAATCCGGTTTATTCAGGGCGACATTCGGAATATCGATGTGGAACAAAAAGAAATTGGCTATATCCCTGCTGAGCGGCCCGGTTCTGCCAGTGAAAACATATCCTATGATTATCTGGTTATTGCGCTTGGAAATCATCTGGCTTTTGATAAGATCGAAGGTTTTGCAGAGCATGGTCATACTTTTACGGATACCTTTTATGGGGATGAGATTCGAAGGTATCTCCATGAGGGAGGATATAAAGGCGGTCCCATTGCCATTGGTTCAGACCGGTTTATACAAGGTAAAAGCGATAAACTTCCGGAAGGATTGCCAGTGGCAGAGGCAGCTTGCGAAGGGCCACCGGTAGAGGTGGCTTTTTCACTGGCTGATTGGCTTCAGAAGCGAGGACAGGGAGGAGCTGAAAACATTACGCTGTTTACTCCAGCCGAAGTCATTGCTGAGGATGCAGGAGAACAAATTCTCGATCAGCTGTTGCCCATGATGCAAGAGATGGGGTACGGATACAAAGCTGATACCAAAGGAATTAGCAAAGTTCACAAAGATGGTATCGAATTTAAAGACGGCAGCAGCGTTGAGGCGGAACTGAAAATTATTTTTCCAAACTGGGAAGGACACTCTTTCTTGAAAAACTTACCAATCTCGGATGATCAGGGGTTTATCATTACGGATATGTATATGCGCAATCCCGATTATCCGGAGGTTTTTGCTGTTGGTGATGCAGCATCAATTACGGTCCCGAAGCTGGGATCACTCGGACATATGGAAGCTGAGGTTTTAGCACGTGTAATCGGACAGGAGGTGGGCAACTACAATCCTGAGGGAGAGATAGATCCGATGGAATTTATGCTTATATGCATGGGCGACATGGGAAGTCACAAGGGATTTTATATGCACACCGATGAATGGTGGGGTGGAGATACCAGTATCCTGAAGATGGGATATACACCCCATATGCTCAAAATGGGTTTTAAATCGATGTACTATACAACGGGTGGAAAGATACCTTCTTGGGGCTTGCCGCTTTCTGAGTTTATCGCTGACCGCACGGTCATTTAA
- a CDS encoding universal stress protein: protein MLLNINEILHPTDFSKPAKNAFTYTREIALKVNAKIVVMHSSKLPYAYGSEIKMQEAVYNDEYKDLHIEPTIEFGDTVSNILKFSGDLIVMGSTGKTNMGKVLFGSVSSEILLNSKIPVLIAPTDQPYSTFSHLIFATDYRERDLEILGELTTWAKLFDAEITVLHITPEDNLESSINFRGFKKLAEENIDNPEKINFKLIIDKDFTRGIFSSLNRKKGQLLVMTRTKKTLIQSLLNQDHIQQTVYSKVPLLVLPGEETLDKEK, encoded by the coding sequence ATGCTACTTAACATCAACGAGATACTTCATCCAACTGATTTTTCCAAACCTGCTAAAAATGCTTTCACCTATACCCGTGAAATAGCTCTAAAGGTTAACGCCAAAATAGTTGTCATGCATTCCTCGAAGCTCCCCTACGCCTATGGCTCGGAAATCAAGATGCAGGAAGCAGTTTATAATGACGAATACAAAGATTTACATATAGAACCCACTATCGAATTCGGTGATACCGTATCAAATATATTAAAATTTTCTGGTGACTTAATTGTCATGGGATCAACGGGAAAAACCAATATGGGCAAAGTATTGTTTGGAAGTGTATCATCCGAAATTTTGCTCAATTCAAAAATTCCTGTACTCATCGCCCCTACAGATCAACCTTATTCCACTTTCAGTCACTTGATCTTTGCAACCGATTACCGGGAAAGAGACCTGGAAATTTTAGGTGAGCTGACTACATGGGCTAAGCTATTTGATGCTGAAATCACTGTCCTGCATATCACTCCCGAAGATAATCTGGAATCCAGTATTAATTTTAGGGGTTTTAAAAAGTTAGCCGAAGAAAACATTGATAATCCTGAAAAAATAAATTTCAAACTCATTATTGATAAAGATTTTACCCGTGGCATATTCTCTTCATTGAATAGAAAGAAGGGACAACTTCTGGTAATGACACGTACTAAAAAGACTTTAATTCAGTCTCTTCTCAATCAAGATCACATACAGCAGACCGTTTATTCAAAAGTGCCCCTTCTTGTTTTACCAGGAGAAGAGACACTTGACAAAGAAAAGTAA
- a CDS encoding universal stress protein produces MADIKNILFPTDFSENTREALTFALEIARACDGKLHIMHSIEEPYNFTMPDETAKNTEVNRSLSQTVKKLFENLEDEILGDSKYKELNIETSIQTGRAVYTILEETKTRNVDMIIMGAQGRTGLKEVLFGSTTAEVIQRSNVPVLVLPHEAVYKDFNRITFATDYQDGDLKALQFVVELAKLFNSKLIVYHSILKTDLKSEIMFRGFKELVTEKISYKNIEFEEDKSTHFLEAAINKVEQQNVSLLVMVHYEKSFPPLPKQQSKEMSHYSEVPLLVLPGKELANTKR; encoded by the coding sequence ATGGCTGATATCAAAAACATTTTATTTCCGACTGATTTTTCTGAGAATACCCGTGAAGCGCTCACTTTTGCCCTGGAAATAGCCCGGGCTTGTGATGGTAAATTACATATCATGCATTCCATTGAAGAGCCCTATAATTTCACCATGCCGGATGAAACAGCTAAAAATACGGAAGTCAATCGAAGCCTAAGCCAAACAGTTAAGAAATTGTTCGAAAACCTGGAGGATGAGATCCTGGGAGATAGCAAATACAAAGAGCTGAATATTGAAACCAGCATACAAACCGGACGGGCTGTATACACTATTCTCGAGGAAACAAAAACCCGAAACGTTGACATGATTATTATGGGCGCCCAGGGACGGACCGGGTTAAAAGAGGTCCTTTTCGGCAGCACTACAGCCGAAGTAATACAACGTTCCAATGTACCCGTTTTAGTCCTGCCACACGAGGCAGTATATAAAGATTTTAACCGGATCACCTTCGCCACCGACTATCAGGATGGAGATCTCAAAGCACTGCAATTCGTAGTCGAATTGGCAAAGTTATTCAATTCAAAACTCATAGTTTATCATTCCATACTTAAAACTGATCTCAAATCTGAAATTATGTTTCGGGGATTCAAAGAACTTGTAACCGAAAAAATTTCGTATAAAAACATTGAATTTGAAGAAGATAAATCTACCCACTTTCTTGAAGCAGCGATCAATAAAGTTGAACAACAGAACGTCTCATTACTTGTAATGGTACATTATGAAAAATCCTTCCCCCCACTCCCTAAGCAACAATCAAAAGAAATGAGTCATTACTCAGAAGTTCCCCTCTTGGTGCTGCCGGGTAAAGAACTGGCAAATACTAAGAGATAA
- a CDS encoding AI-2E family transporter has translation MKEANSYIINIAAFLLVGVLLVHILTNAQLILLPLAWALFIALFILPMTQWLEKKKVPRSAAIISVLVIVTAMIGLVLYILSFQIVGLLKDAPAVTNKLNEWILSLQEIAEKAFGITNETIARQVSNSLSGIINNSLGVLQNSLFSAFQTITLITVIPLYIYFMLYYRDLFYDGFLGLVKNYRTKTSDIISKVNNVVQQYMVGLMGVTVIIGILFYITLSLLGINYALFFAVLLAVFNLVPYIGVIIASLAVILYTIATTDSLFYPIAVLASLWFIQLVENNLITPYILGSQVRLNPMAALIAIFVGGSIWGISGMILFIPLLGVLKVVFDEFDELKPLALLLGSYKTQKRMKGQESSEK, from the coding sequence ATGAAAGAAGCGAATAGCTATATAATAAATATTGCCGCCTTTTTATTGGTGGGAGTGCTGCTGGTGCATATTTTGACGAATGCCCAGCTAATATTACTTCCTTTGGCATGGGCTCTATTTATTGCCCTGTTTATTTTACCGATGACGCAATGGTTAGAGAAGAAGAAAGTTCCCCGTTCCGCAGCAATAATATCAGTATTGGTGATAGTAACTGCTATGATAGGCCTAGTACTGTATATCCTTTCTTTTCAGATTGTTGGTCTATTGAAGGACGCCCCGGCCGTTACCAATAAATTAAATGAGTGGATTTTGTCTCTCCAAGAGATAGCTGAGAAAGCCTTTGGTATTACAAATGAAACGATAGCTCGGCAGGTTTCTAATTCGCTCTCGGGTATTATCAATAATTCATTGGGTGTATTGCAGAATTCACTTTTTTCTGCATTTCAAACAATCACCTTGATTACAGTGATCCCCCTGTACATTTATTTCATGCTTTACTACCGGGATCTTTTCTATGATGGATTTCTTGGGTTGGTTAAAAATTACCGGACAAAGACTTCTGATATTATCAGTAAAGTAAATAATGTAGTTCAACAGTATATGGTTGGACTGATGGGGGTAACCGTAATAATCGGAATCCTTTTCTACATAACATTATCTCTACTGGGAATTAATTATGCTTTATTTTTTGCGGTATTACTGGCTGTTTTTAATCTCGTACCATATATCGGAGTAATTATTGCTTCACTTGCTGTTATCTTATATACCATAGCTACAACGGATTCGCTGTTCTACCCTATTGCTGTGCTTGCCTCGCTTTGGTTTATTCAACTGGTGGAAAATAATTTAATAACTCCTTATATCCTGGGATCACAGGTTCGATTAAATCCTATGGCAGCGCTCATTGCCATATTTGTTGGTGGGAGTATCTGGGGGATATCAGGAATGATTTTATTTATTCCCCTGCTGGGAGTCTTGAAAGTTGTATTTGATGAGTTTGACGAATTGAAACCTCTTGCATTGCTCCTGGGTAGCTATAAGACTCAAAAAAGAATGAAGGGGCAGGAATCTTCGGAAAAATAA
- a CDS encoding MgtC/SapB family protein encodes MELQLQIIWDTLSALGIGLLIGIERGWSGRKEDEGDRVAGIRTFSLVGLLGGVWAELSHFTSDWVLPIIFLSLTALIITSYIIDTKEDNDLGITTEIALLLTFSLGAWAALGYHLYALVVTVIVITLLSLKPVLHRWLEEIEVKEIYAGIKLLVISVILLPLLPNQGYGPWQSLNPYWIWWMVVLISGLSFVGYILIKYLGRRHGTLLTAITGGLASSTAVTLSLAQLARQQEKLNSHYLFMAGVLVASSIMYVRVAIEVLIVNPGLLYPLWIPLTIMLVSTGIAAIWLWKKSENSPDKQPDIALKNPLQFFTAIQFGLLLAVILVLAAAMQQWYGDEGIYLLALLSGLMDVDAITLSLSRMAMAKISSDVAVSGIILSVISNALVKAGLFIFWAGFQKNKVLIWIIFGISIAGFISLLPFL; translated from the coding sequence ATGGAACTACAGCTGCAAATCATTTGGGATACTCTGTCAGCTCTGGGAATCGGGTTGCTCATAGGTATTGAACGGGGGTGGTCTGGCCGTAAAGAGGACGAAGGGGATCGGGTAGCGGGTATTCGTACGTTTAGCCTGGTGGGACTGCTGGGAGGAGTTTGGGCTGAGTTGAGCCATTTTACGAGTGACTGGGTTCTTCCGATTATTTTTCTCTCGCTCACCGCGCTGATTATTACCTCGTATATTATAGATACAAAAGAGGATAATGATCTGGGTATCACCACGGAGATAGCCCTGCTGCTCACTTTCTCGCTGGGGGCATGGGCGGCATTGGGATACCATTTGTATGCATTGGTCGTGACGGTTATCGTCATTACACTACTTAGTTTGAAACCGGTACTACACCGGTGGCTAGAAGAAATTGAAGTCAAAGAAATATATGCGGGCATTAAACTGCTGGTAATTTCAGTGATCCTGTTGCCCCTCCTTCCCAATCAGGGTTACGGTCCTTGGCAAAGCCTGAATCCCTACTGGATCTGGTGGATGGTGGTACTTATATCCGGACTTTCTTTTGTAGGATATATCCTCATCAAATATTTGGGCAGGCGCCATGGCACATTATTAACAGCCATTACCGGTGGACTGGCATCTTCTACAGCCGTAACGCTTAGCCTTGCCCAACTAGCACGGCAACAAGAAAAGCTCAACTCGCATTACCTCTTTATGGCCGGGGTGCTTGTCGCTTCATCCATTATGTATGTACGAGTTGCCATTGAAGTATTAATTGTAAATCCTGGGTTGTTATATCCCTTATGGATACCGCTTACAATCATGTTGGTGTCTACAGGTATTGCTGCGATATGGCTATGGAAGAAATCGGAAAATTCACCAGATAAGCAGCCGGATATCGCCCTTAAAAACCCACTTCAATTTTTCACAGCGATCCAGTTTGGTTTACTGTTAGCGGTTATTTTAGTCCTTGCTGCAGCCATGCAACAATGGTATGGAGACGAAGGCATTTATCTACTGGCTTTGCTATCCGGACTTATGGATGTGGATGCCATCACCCTTTCGCTCTCTCGAATGGCCATGGCAAAAATTAGTTCCGATGTGGCCGTTTCCGGAATTATTTTATCCGTCATCTCGAATGCCCTAGTTAAAGCCGGCCTCTTTATTTTCTGGGCGGGTTTTCAAAAAAACAAAGTGCTGATCTGGATTATTTTTGGGATTTCCATTGCCGGGTTTATCAGCCTTCTTCCCTTTCTTTAA
- a CDS encoding heavy metal translocating P-type ATPase, with translation MKISISTNKFKAFLTAICAITLLIGAVGDWTGWLQEQTTIVFYILAYLSGGYAGTVESIKALMKFNINVDVLMILAALGAATIGEWMEGAILLFLFSLSNTLQDYALGKSRREIKSLMKLRPDEALVRNPDGSEIKRPVEDLSKGDIIIVRPGERIPIDGEITDGNTSINQAAITGESIPVKKEPGDDVFAASLNENGVISVRVTKLADETTLAKIIKMVEQAQGSKAATQRFLDDFEPWYATGVIIAVILLILFPWFFSNQPFDDIFYQAMTVLVVASPCALVISTPASVLSAIANAAKNGILFKGGAYLEQAASIDIIAFDKTGTLTKGNLAVTDITPFKNGNSDAISESELLSMAASAEEHSEHHLAAAILKKAGEKNIEYGSASQVQSEAGKGISAQLKGKTIQVGNEKLFNTNSKYWENGIQEEADKLKMQAKTVIYVVIDDKPAGLIAVADEIREQAPAAIKKLKALQINRLLMLTGDTTGVARSIADQINMNEFHAELLPDEKVDFIKQLVQEGSVAMVGDGVNDAPALAASHMGIAMGTAGTDVALETADVVLMGDDLNKLPYLIELARKSRRIVWQNIIFSLAVIAMLVASVFLFALPLPIGVVGHEGSTLLVVLNGLRLLKK, from the coding sequence GTGAAAATATCTATTTCGACTAACAAGTTTAAGGCATTTTTGACGGCGATCTGTGCCATTACCTTGCTCATTGGAGCTGTAGGTGACTGGACGGGTTGGCTGCAAGAACAAACTACGATCGTTTTCTATATTCTTGCCTATCTAAGCGGTGGATACGCAGGAACAGTCGAGAGCATCAAGGCTCTCATGAAGTTTAACATCAACGTAGATGTGCTCATGATACTCGCGGCTCTGGGAGCGGCCACTATTGGAGAATGGATGGAAGGGGCTATTTTGCTTTTTCTATTTTCATTGAGCAATACCCTTCAGGACTATGCTCTTGGAAAAAGCCGGCGTGAAATAAAATCGCTGATGAAACTCCGCCCTGATGAAGCGCTGGTTCGCAATCCCGATGGCTCAGAAATAAAACGGCCGGTTGAAGACCTTTCAAAAGGTGATATCATAATTGTCAGACCCGGAGAACGCATTCCCATCGACGGAGAGATAACAGACGGAAATACGTCGATAAATCAGGCAGCAATAACGGGTGAAAGCATACCTGTAAAAAAGGAACCGGGAGATGATGTCTTTGCTGCCAGCCTCAATGAAAATGGAGTTATTTCTGTACGGGTTACCAAGCTGGCCGACGAAACAACCCTGGCCAAAATCATTAAAATGGTTGAGCAGGCACAAGGCAGTAAAGCCGCTACCCAGCGATTCTTAGATGATTTTGAACCTTGGTATGCGACGGGGGTAATTATTGCGGTTATTCTTCTCATCCTATTTCCATGGTTCTTTTCGAACCAACCTTTCGATGATATATTTTACCAAGCCATGACGGTACTAGTGGTAGCTTCTCCCTGTGCACTGGTGATCAGCACGCCAGCATCTGTTCTTTCGGCTATCGCCAATGCAGCAAAAAATGGCATCCTATTTAAAGGCGGCGCCTACCTTGAACAGGCCGCTTCAATTGACATTATTGCCTTTGATAAAACAGGAACTCTGACTAAAGGTAATCTGGCGGTAACGGATATTACTCCTTTCAAAAACGGTAACAGCGATGCAATTTCAGAATCTGAACTGCTTTCAATGGCAGCATCAGCTGAAGAGCATTCTGAGCATCACCTGGCTGCTGCCATTCTAAAAAAAGCGGGCGAAAAAAATATAGAATATGGCTCTGCTAGCCAAGTGCAGTCAGAGGCCGGAAAAGGCATTTCCGCACAATTGAAAGGTAAAACCATTCAAGTAGGCAACGAAAAACTCTTTAATACCAACAGCAAATACTGGGAAAACGGAATACAGGAAGAAGCTGATAAACTAAAAATGCAAGCCAAAACGGTAATTTATGTTGTTATCGATGATAAACCAGCTGGCTTAATTGCCGTAGCTGATGAAATTCGAGAGCAGGCGCCAGCGGCGATAAAGAAATTAAAAGCTCTTCAAATCAACCGTCTGCTGATGCTGACCGGGGACACGACAGGTGTCGCTCGTTCTATCGCTGATCAGATTAATATGAATGAATTTCACGCAGAGCTGCTACCCGACGAAAAGGTTGATTTTATCAAACAGCTAGTCCAAGAAGGCTCTGTAGCCATGGTGGGTGATGGCGTCAATGACGCCCCGGCACTGGCAGCCAGCCACATGGGCATCGCCATGGGCACAGCAGGTACTGATGTAGCTTTGGAAACAGCCGATGTTGTATTGATGGGAGACGACCTTAACAAATTGCCCTACCTGATTGAACTTGCGCGCAAGTCTCGGAGAATTGTCTGGCAAAATATCATCTTTAGTCTGGCAGTCATTGCCATGTTGGTAGCCTCAGTATTTCTCTTTGCGTTGCCTCTTCCTATCGGTGTTGTGGGACACGAAGGAAGTACCCTGCTGGTAGTTCTAAACGGATTGCGTTTGCTCAAAAAATAA
- a CDS encoding ferritin-like domain-containing protein: MTIKNKETEIFDLYDLMLEQLRDLYDGERQQLNYLLKADEQANSFELDEIIQMHRRETKKQLGRLEEVFNMLSEEPTGESCDGIRGIIDEALKLSDRCMNPEVLDAALVTAIQHINHYEIAGYGTAISYAKAHDNHDIAEILLDTLREEKRADMGLSDLAQDRINPDAKWTAIVQKSGKESTSQL; the protein is encoded by the coding sequence ATGACTATTAAAAATAAAGAAACTGAAATATTTGACTTATACGATTTAATGCTTGAACAACTTCGTGACCTATATGACGGTGAACGTCAGCAGCTCAATTATCTTTTAAAGGCGGATGAGCAAGCAAACTCTTTTGAACTCGATGAAATTATTCAGATGCATCGCAGAGAAACAAAAAAGCAATTAGGTCGTTTGGAAGAGGTGTTCAATATGCTCAGTGAAGAACCAACTGGTGAGTCATGCGATGGAATTAGGGGAATTATTGACGAAGCATTGAAACTTAGCGATCGCTGTATGAATCCGGAAGTTCTTGATGCTGCACTGGTTACAGCCATACAGCATATCAATCATTATGAAATAGCCGGATATGGGACCGCGATCTCTTATGCCAAAGCCCATGACAACCACGATATCGCTGAAATTTTGCTCGATACCCTGCGAGAAGAAAAAAGAGCCGATATGGGATTAAGTGACCTTGCCCAGGATCGAATCAATCCGGACGCAAAATGGACGGCCATTGTACAAAAGTCGGGGAAAGAGTCAACCTCACAACTGTAG
- a CDS encoding PAS domain-containing sensor histidine kinase produces the protein MNRAEFRTDLSFEDLEIILDNVPRLVMLIDLDGTILYWNGGGEEVFGYKPEEAEGKPVWFLYPDRRLDNFEEDLIQLEKGENLSLEIEGHHKDGYAIWLDVKRTMIEDSRGEKVILGTASDISLQKKTELELAESQARIKAVLETAVEGIITIDKEGLIQSFNRSAEEMFGYSSEEVIGENISMLMPSPYQEEHDQYMKNYLETGERKIIDIGREVRGKRKDGSIFPIELAVSEVKFEDEIIFTGLIKDISGRRKLENEILQIAEDERLRIGHELHDGLGQMLSGISLISRNLARKLEANGLPAAKEVLEISKMIREADEQARKLAHGLAHIELDNEGLQVAMGRLCERIEVLTKTTCTFKCPKDIEIENSSIALHLYRIVQESINNAVKHGKATKIFVRLEVSKNKLQLVIEDNGVGFSETEKNSKYNKGMGIHTMEYRSHILGGKLNITETPEGLTRVICSIPSSNIETINKI, from the coding sequence ATGAACAGGGCAGAATTTAGAACAGATCTTTCCTTTGAAGACCTTGAAATAATCCTGGATAATGTCCCAAGATTAGTAATGCTGATAGACTTGGATGGAACCATCCTGTATTGGAATGGGGGTGGTGAGGAGGTGTTCGGATATAAACCGGAAGAAGCTGAGGGTAAACCTGTTTGGTTTCTTTATCCCGATCGTAGACTGGATAACTTCGAGGAAGACCTAATCCAATTGGAAAAGGGTGAAAACCTTTCATTAGAGATAGAGGGCCATCATAAGGATGGTTACGCTATATGGCTGGATGTAAAGAGAACTATGATTGAAGATAGTCGGGGTGAGAAGGTTATTCTGGGGACTGCCAGCGACATCAGCTTACAGAAAAAAACGGAGCTGGAGCTGGCTGAGAGCCAAGCGCGGATCAAGGCAGTTCTGGAAACCGCTGTAGAAGGAATTATTACCATCGATAAGGAAGGACTCATCCAGAGCTTTAACAGGTCGGCTGAAGAAATGTTTGGCTATTCTTCAGAGGAAGTAATTGGGGAAAATATAAGCATGCTTATGCCATCTCCCTACCAGGAGGAACATGACCAGTACATGAAAAATTATCTTGAGACAGGAGAGCGTAAAATTATAGACATTGGCAGAGAAGTAAGAGGCAAACGAAAGGACGGAAGTATATTTCCAATTGAACTGGCGGTAAGTGAGGTTAAGTTTGAAGATGAAATAATTTTTACTGGGTTAATAAAAGATATCAGTGGGCGACGTAAGCTTGAAAATGAGATCCTTCAAATAGCTGAAGATGAACGCCTTCGCATTGGACATGAACTTCATGATGGGTTGGGACAGATGCTTTCGGGCATAAGTCTAATCAGTAGGAATTTGGCACGGAAGCTGGAAGCTAATGGCCTGCCAGCTGCTAAGGAGGTGTTGGAAATTTCTAAGATGATCAGAGAAGCAGATGAACAGGCACGTAAGTTGGCTCACGGATTGGCTCATATTGAGCTGGATAATGAGGGGCTTCAGGTTGCCATGGGTCGACTTTGTGAGCGAATTGAAGTACTAACAAAGACAACTTGTACCTTTAAATGTCCTAAGGATATTGAAATTGAAAATTCTAGTATTGCGTTGCATCTGTACCGCATTGTACAAGAATCTATTAACAATGCTGTGAAGCATGGTAAGGCTACAAAAATATTTGTTCGATTGGAAGTCAGTAAAAATAAATTACAGCTTGTTATTGAAGATAATGGGGTAGGATTTTCGGAGACAGAAAAAAATAGTAAGTACAATAAAGGGATGGGGATTCATACGATGGAATACCGGTCTCATATATTAGGTGGGAAATTGAATATAACTGAAACTCCTGAAGGTTTAACCCGGGTAATATGCAGTATTCCATCTTCAAATATCGAAACTATAAACAAAATATAA
- a CDS encoding response regulator translates to MGNDSKTKIIVVDDHPMMRKGLSMTLDSELGYEVIAQVERAEEVVEKYDELSPDLAIIDISLPGMGGLELVKHLAAQDPNLKILVVSRHEENLYAERVLRAGAKGYVMKQEAGEVLIKAVRKILNGRIYVSDAINEKLLLGMASGQKNLNKSPLDLLSDRELEVFELTGKGNNTREIAEKLHLAVKTVESYRARIKTKLNLENATELMMHAVKWVETEDTKLD, encoded by the coding sequence ATGGGTAACGACTCGAAAACAAAAATTATAGTAGTGGATGATCATCCGATGATGCGCAAAGGATTGTCGATGACACTGGATTCGGAACTTGGTTATGAAGTCATAGCACAGGTTGAACGGGCTGAAGAAGTCGTGGAAAAATATGATGAACTTTCGCCTGATCTGGCTATCATAGATATTTCCCTGCCCGGCATGGGGGGGCTGGAGCTGGTAAAGCATCTTGCTGCACAGGATCCCAATCTAAAGATACTAGTGGTATCGCGACATGAGGAAAATTTATATGCAGAACGGGTACTACGGGCCGGTGCCAAGGGTTATGTTATGAAGCAAGAGGCCGGGGAGGTACTGATCAAGGCAGTAAGGAAAATACTCAATGGACGAATCTATGTAAGTGATGCTATCAATGAAAAATTATTGTTGGGCATGGCAAGTGGTCAAAAAAATCTTAATAAATCACCGCTTGACCTATTGAGTGATCGTGAGCTGGAGGTTTTTGAACTTACCGGTAAAGGAAATAATACCCGGGAAATTGCTGAAAAATTACATCTTGCTGTCAAAACCGTGGAATCCTATCGTGCTAGGATCAAAACTAAACTTAACCTTGAAAATGCTACGGAACTCATGATGCATGCGGTGAAATGGGTTGAGACCGAAGACACAAAACTGGATTAA
- a CDS encoding Hsp20/alpha crystallin family protein produces the protein MKAIQKRSDLSPIESIRREMDRFFDDIVPFSRRTGNGGVNMELWAPDTDVSETDEEYIVSVDLPGISKEDVEVSYKENRLTISGERQHEEKEEKENFLRRERYHGSFTRSFTLPSAGKDDKIKARFKDGVLKVTVPKAEVQKPKTVPID, from the coding sequence ATGAAAGCAATACAAAAAAGATCAGATTTATCGCCAATTGAGTCTATTCGGCGGGAGATGGATCGTTTTTTTGATGATATAGTGCCTTTCTCGCGAAGAACAGGTAACGGTGGAGTGAACATGGAATTATGGGCACCTGATACGGATGTCAGTGAAACGGATGAAGAATATATCGTATCAGTAGATCTGCCCGGCATTTCTAAAGAAGATGTAGAAGTAAGCTATAAAGAGAACAGGCTGACAATCAGCGGTGAACGTCAACATGAAGAAAAAGAAGAAAAGGAAAATTTTCTTCGCAGGGAGCGGTATCATGGTAGCTTTACGCGTTCATTTACGCTGCCTTCGGCAGGTAAGGATGATAAAATTAAAGCTCGATTTAAAGATGGGGTCCTAAAAGTAACGGTTCCAAAAGCAGAGGTTCAGAAGCCAAAGACCGTACCAATAGACTAA
- a CDS encoding DUF2892 domain-containing protein, which translates to MKTNISKTDTIIRLIIAVIFIAYGIMYQSWWGLVGVIPLMTALIGVCPIYGMLGFSTSKNSRIFSSPKKINYEK; encoded by the coding sequence ATGAAAACTAATATAAGTAAGACCGATACAATTATACGATTGATAATAGCAGTAATTTTTATTGCCTATGGCATTATGTATCAAAGCTGGTGGGGATTGGTAGGAGTTATCCCCTTAATGACTGCCTTAATAGGGGTATGTCCCATTTATGGCATGTTGGGCTTTTCAACGAGTAAAAATTCTAGAATATTCAGTAGCCCTAAAAAAATAAACTATGAAAAATAA